The Clostridia bacterium genome contains a region encoding:
- a CDS encoding prolipoprotein diacylglyceryl transferase, with protein MDTYIGFPGLGISFNVNPVAFNLFGKDVYWYGVLIATGIILAVILCTHLAKQHNLTADNILDVVLWGAPAGIIGARLYYCAFRFEHYADNLLDVFKIWEGGLAVYGGIIGACIAAYAYCRYKKIDWKKLFDVCVPGVMLGQAIGRWGNFVNREAFGGETSLPWRMELHTSGGSEVFVHPTFLYESLWSLCGVFLLIWLNKHKKKDGQVCFTYFIWYGVGRFFIEGLRTDSLYWGPFRISQVVALLTAVLGAVLLYRLMKKDKEPLK; from the coding sequence ATGGATACCTATATCGGATTTCCCGGGCTTGGCATTTCTTTTAATGTCAACCCCGTGGCATTCAATTTATTCGGAAAAGATGTATACTGGTACGGCGTACTGATTGCAACCGGCATCATTTTAGCGGTTATTTTGTGTACACATCTTGCTAAACAGCATAATTTAACCGCCGATAACATTTTAGACGTTGTACTGTGGGGTGCCCCTGCCGGCATCATCGGTGCAAGGCTTTATTACTGCGCGTTCCGCTTTGAGCATTATGCAGACAATCTTTTGGATGTTTTTAAAATCTGGGAGGGCGGTCTTGCGGTTTACGGTGGCATCATCGGTGCGTGCATTGCGGCGTATGCCTATTGCAGATACAAAAAAATTGACTGGAAAAAGCTGTTTGATGTGTGTGTGCCGGGGGTTATGTTAGGACAAGCCATCGGCAGATGGGGGAATTTTGTCAACCGCGAGGCGTTCGGCGGAGAAACAAGTCTGCCCTGGCGCATGGAACTTCACACCTCGGGTGGAAGCGAAGTGTTTGTGCATCCCACCTTTTTGTATGAGAGTCTCTGGAGTCTGTGCGGTGTTTTTCTGCTGATATGGCTGAACAAGCACAAGAAAAAGGATGGACAGGTGTGCTTTACATATTTCATCTGGTATGGTGTAGGCAGATTTTTTATTGAGGGTCTGCGTACCGACAGTCTTTATTGGGGACCTTTCCGTATTTCACAGGTGGTTGCCCTGCTCACTGCGGTACTTGGTGCCGTTTTGCTGTACCGCCTCATGAAAAAAGATAAAGAACCGTTAAAGTGA